The proteins below are encoded in one region of Candidatus Saccharimonadales bacterium:
- the rplL gene encoding 50S ribosomal protein L7/L12, with protein sequence MAEAKDKTAEVAEEAKTEIPKKFEKLVKEIETLSTLDLSELVKVLEDHFGVSAAAPAAAAAAPAAEAGEAAEEKSEFTVTLTDAGASKINVIKAVREITGLGLAESKAIVDGAPKAVKENVAKDEAEDAKSKLEEAGATVELA encoded by the coding sequence ATGGCAGAAGCAAAAGATAAGACCGCAGAGGTCGCAGAAGAAGCAAAGACCGAAATTCCTAAGAAGTTTGAGAAGCTGGTAAAAGAGATCGAGACTCTCAGCACACTGGACTTGAGCGAGCTAGTTAAAGTTCTAGAGGACCACTTCGGTGTGTCAGCCGCCGCTCCAGCCGCCGCCGCTGCAGCTCCAGCTGCTGAAGCTGGCGAAGCTGCCGAGGAAAAGAGTGAGTTCACTGTAACTCTAACCGATGCCGGCGCTAGCAAGATCAACGTCATCAAGGCGGTACGAGAGATCACTGGCTTAGGTTTAGCCGAGAGTAAGGCCATTGTTGATGGTGCTCCGAAAGCCGTCAAAGAGAACGTAGCGAAGGACGAAGCTGAAGATGCTAAGTCTAAGCTCGAAGAAGCTGGCGCTACCGTCGAGCTAGCCTAA